The following proteins are co-located in the Streptosporangium brasiliense genome:
- a CDS encoding TetR/AcrR family transcriptional regulator has protein sequence MTDAEYVNIWMRPERPARGPKPAYSRAQITEAAVRIADAEGLEAATMRRIAAEIGAGAMSLYRYVPSRDNLVELMADRLMGEIDVTGMPSGDWRADLTRYADGLRAMWLRHPWIATVQRSLPSFGPSQLLLIERLMGVLDALVSIDENLGLMTLLNSYVEGTVREEISSAREFRRSGLSESEWMARSYPYVERLVKSGEYPIFTKIVMEARQPHLSRDDQFRYGLQRVLDCIAAALPSTAGSPMPAHREGRGEAEPAVPHGPDEIQRSGSA, from the coding sequence GTGACCGACGCCGAGTACGTGAACATCTGGATGCGGCCCGAGCGCCCCGCCCGCGGGCCCAAGCCGGCCTACAGCCGCGCCCAGATCACCGAGGCGGCCGTCCGGATCGCCGACGCCGAGGGGCTGGAGGCCGCCACCATGCGGCGGATCGCCGCCGAGATCGGCGCCGGCGCGATGTCCCTCTACCGGTACGTCCCGAGCCGCGACAACCTGGTCGAGCTCATGGCCGACCGGCTGATGGGCGAGATCGACGTCACGGGCATGCCCTCGGGCGACTGGCGCGCCGACCTGACCCGCTACGCCGACGGGCTGCGGGCCATGTGGCTGAGGCACCCGTGGATCGCCACCGTGCAGCGGTCACTCCCCAGCTTCGGCCCCAGCCAGCTGCTCTTGATCGAACGGCTGATGGGAGTGCTCGACGCCCTCGTCTCCATCGACGAGAACCTCGGCCTCATGACCTTGCTGAACAGCTACGTCGAGGGGACCGTCCGCGAGGAGATCAGCTCGGCCAGGGAATTCCGCCGCAGCGGGCTCAGCGAGTCGGAGTGGATGGCGCGGAGCTACCCGTACGTCGAGCGGCTGGTGAAGAGCGGGGAGTACCCGATCTTCACCAAGATCGTGATGGAGGCGCGCCAGCCGCACCTGAGCCGCGACGACCAGTTCCGGTACGGGCTCCAGCGCGTCCTCGACTGCATCGCCGCGGCCCTCCCGTCAACGGCCGGGTCTCCGATGCCGGCGCATCGAGAGGGGCGGGGGGAAGCGGAACCTGCGGTGCCCCATGGTCCAGACGAGATTCAGCGGAGCGGGAGCGCGTAA
- a CDS encoding nuclear transport factor 2 family protein, translating into MSNSKTTSEVIDRFNLAFTEHDPALLAGLVADDCVMVTVQPAPDGTRYEGHDACLAFWQDLAADSSTRFAPEEVFVFGDRAVIKWRATFQHGEAHEVFGDAHVESTSVAGVNLMHIRDGRIVEALGYSKTP; encoded by the coding sequence ATGTCCAACAGCAAGACGACCTCCGAGGTCATCGACCGGTTCAACCTCGCGTTCACCGAGCACGACCCGGCGCTGCTCGCCGGCCTGGTCGCCGACGACTGCGTGATGGTCACCGTCCAGCCCGCCCCCGACGGCACCCGGTACGAAGGCCACGACGCCTGCCTCGCCTTCTGGCAGGACCTGGCCGCCGACTCCAGCACCCGCTTCGCGCCGGAGGAGGTGTTCGTCTTCGGCGACCGCGCGGTCATCAAGTGGCGAGCCACCTTCCAGCACGGCGAGGCGCACGAGGTGTTCGGCGACGCCCACGTCGAGTCCACTTCCGTGGCCGGCGTCAACCTCATGCACATCCGTGACGGACGCATCGTCGAGGCCCTCGGCTACAGCAAGACCCCGTGA
- a CDS encoding MFS transporter produces MPLRRWFAVASVAVGTFSVVTAEQLPVGLLTSVGGALEVSEGTAGLMVTVPGLVASATAPLLPVAIGRLDRRGVLLGLIALMVVANLMSALAPNFAVLLASRLLVGISIGGFWALAAGIAVRMVPDRYVPQATAIAFGGATAANVLGIPAGTLIGELTDWRIAFAVLGGLGLLVVVALLLLLPQMPPAQPVRLRTLAEQFRNPVVRSGVLATFLLVSGHFAAFTFISPIMQTVSGVDQSMIGPALLAFGVAGIAGNFVTGAAAGRDIRATLIAISVLLAVVLALFPIAGGNPVGGVALLILWGLAFGGVPVGVQTWILKAAPGSTEAATALNTSVFNLAIALGALFGGLVADHVVLTAVLWFGAALSVLTSLAVRNTRAVHR; encoded by the coding sequence GTGCCGCTCAGGAGGTGGTTCGCCGTCGCCTCCGTGGCGGTGGGGACCTTCTCCGTCGTGACCGCCGAGCAGTTGCCGGTGGGCCTGCTCACCTCGGTCGGCGGGGCGCTGGAGGTCTCCGAGGGAACGGCGGGTCTGATGGTGACGGTCCCCGGCCTGGTCGCCTCCGCCACCGCCCCGCTCCTTCCGGTGGCGATCGGCCGCCTGGACCGCCGGGGCGTCCTGCTCGGCCTGATCGCCCTGATGGTCGTGGCCAACCTGATGTCCGCCCTGGCCCCGAACTTCGCGGTGCTCCTGGCCTCGCGTCTCCTGGTCGGGATCAGCATCGGCGGGTTCTGGGCACTGGCCGCCGGCATCGCCGTCCGCATGGTGCCCGACCGGTATGTCCCTCAGGCCACCGCCATCGCCTTCGGCGGCGCCACGGCCGCCAACGTGCTCGGCATCCCGGCGGGGACCCTGATCGGCGAACTCACCGACTGGCGCATCGCGTTCGCCGTCCTCGGCGGGCTCGGCCTCCTGGTGGTCGTCGCCCTGCTCCTGCTGCTGCCGCAGATGCCCCCCGCCCAGCCCGTACGGCTGCGCACCCTGGCCGAGCAGTTCCGCAACCCCGTTGTCCGATCCGGTGTGCTCGCCACGTTCCTGCTGGTGAGCGGCCACTTCGCCGCCTTCACCTTCATCAGTCCGATCATGCAGACCGTCTCCGGCGTCGACCAGAGCATGATCGGCCCCGCGCTCCTGGCCTTCGGAGTCGCCGGCATCGCCGGCAACTTCGTCACCGGCGCCGCCGCGGGCCGCGACATCCGAGCGACCCTCATCGCCATCAGCGTCCTGCTCGCCGTCGTTCTGGCCCTCTTCCCGATCGCCGGCGGCAACCCGGTCGGGGGCGTGGCCCTGCTGATCCTGTGGGGGCTGGCCTTCGGCGGCGTGCCGGTGGGCGTCCAGACCTGGATCCTCAAGGCCGCCCCGGGCAGCACGGAGGCCGCCACCGCCCTGAACACCTCCGTGTTCAATCTGGCCATCGCCCTCGGGGCCCTGTTCGGCGGCCTTGTCGCCGACCACGTGGTCCTCACCGCCGTCCTCTGGTTCGGCGCGGCCCTCAGCGTCCTCACCTCCCTGGCCGTACGGAACACCCGGGCCGTCCACCGCTGA
- a CDS encoding SDR family oxidoreductase, protein MTPVYPARDLEGKVALVVGGSRGQGAVCAELLAMGGATTVFSYAHGEHAAARTLTALDRHGVTAEAIRSDATRSADVDILFEGVVARHGRLDIVVHTVGAVLGKALAEHTDEDFDLLIDRNARSAFNTLRAAARHLSDHGRYVALTGALPSIGVHSAAKAAVELLVRAAARELATRQITVNAVAPGPVTDSFPCGPPGRGRLGQPEDIVSGSSGRGRLGQPEDIAPVVAWLAGDAAGWVSGQTIRADGAPS, encoded by the coding sequence ATGACCCCTGTGTACCCGGCACGCGATCTTGAGGGCAAGGTCGCCCTGGTGGTCGGTGGCAGCCGGGGTCAGGGAGCGGTCTGTGCCGAACTCCTCGCGATGGGCGGAGCCACCACGGTGTTCAGCTACGCCCACGGCGAGCACGCCGCGGCGCGGACCCTGACGGCGCTGGACCGGCACGGGGTGACGGCCGAGGCCATCCGCTCGGACGCGACCCGGTCCGCCGACGTGGACATCTTGTTCGAAGGCGTGGTCGCTCGGCACGGCAGGCTCGACATCGTGGTCCACACCGTGGGGGCGGTGCTGGGAAAAGCGCTGGCGGAGCACACCGACGAGGACTTCGACCTGCTGATCGACCGCAACGCCCGCAGTGCGTTCAACACGCTGCGAGCCGCCGCCCGGCATCTGTCCGATCACGGCCGGTACGTGGCCCTGACCGGCGCGCTCCCGTCGATCGGGGTGCATTCGGCGGCCAAGGCCGCAGTGGAGCTGCTGGTACGGGCCGCCGCCCGGGAGCTGGCCACGCGCCAGATCACGGTCAACGCGGTCGCCCCCGGCCCCGTCACCGACTCCTTCCCCTGCGGGCCTCCAGGACGCGGGCGCCTCGGGCAGCCCGAGGACATCGTCTCCGGGTCTTCAGGGCGCGGGCGCCTCGGGCAGCCCGAGGACATCGCCCCGGTGGTCGCCTGGCTGGCCGGCGACGCCGCCGGCTGGGTCTCCGGACAGACGATCAGGGCCGACGGCGCGCCGTCCTGA
- a CDS encoding LysR family transcriptional regulator yields the protein MIDVDMRQLQAFLVVAQELNITRASARLHITQQTLSTQIQQLERAIGVTLLVRTSRGVLLTPAGDELERGGGAVVSELGDLTERVRAAHRGRLGRLRLACCPYATALFATEVADAMEAAVPGLEVELTSVPTPPDELALLLSGEADAAFMWLPVGDSRLNHASVRSDPRVVALPPGHRLAERDSVTLADLADEPVVRPDIFLSEENLRHWLAEPRPDGSPALRGPAVGKVEDCLMAVARGKGVWLAPEPLSRWVPVTNVRWLPVSDAAPSELALVWTARASQRLVATMIAEVRKVTGRSGDQPG from the coding sequence GTGATCGATGTGGATATGCGCCAGTTGCAGGCGTTCCTGGTCGTGGCCCAGGAGCTCAACATCACCCGTGCCTCGGCCCGGCTGCACATCACCCAGCAGACGCTGTCCACGCAGATCCAGCAGCTCGAACGCGCGATAGGGGTGACGCTCCTGGTCCGCACCTCCCGAGGCGTCCTGCTCACACCCGCGGGCGACGAGCTGGAACGCGGCGGCGGCGCCGTGGTCTCCGAGCTCGGCGACCTCACCGAGCGCGTACGGGCCGCGCACCGGGGACGGCTCGGCCGGCTGCGGCTGGCCTGCTGTCCCTACGCCACCGCGCTGTTCGCCACCGAGGTCGCCGACGCGATGGAGGCCGCGGTCCCGGGTCTCGAGGTCGAGCTGACCAGCGTGCCCACCCCGCCTGACGAGCTCGCGCTGCTCCTGTCCGGTGAGGCCGACGCCGCGTTCATGTGGCTGCCGGTCGGCGACAGCCGGCTCAACCACGCGTCCGTACGCAGTGATCCTCGCGTCGTCGCCCTTCCGCCGGGTCACCGGCTGGCTGAGCGGGACTCGGTGACCTTGGCCGACCTGGCCGACGAACCGGTCGTCCGTCCCGACATCTTCCTGTCCGAGGAGAACCTGCGCCACTGGCTGGCCGAGCCCCGGCCGGACGGCAGCCCGGCCCTCCGCGGGCCCGCGGTCGGCAAGGTCGAGGACTGCCTCATGGCGGTCGCCCGCGGGAAGGGCGTCTGGCTGGCCCCCGAACCGTTGAGCCGCTGGGTCCCCGTGACGAACGTCCGTTGGCTGCCGGTCTCCGACGCCGCCCCCTCCGAACTCGCCCTTGTATGGACCGCCCGCGCCTCACAGCGCCTGGTCGCAACCATGATCGCCGAAGTCCGGAAGGTGACCGGCCGGTCCGGGGACCAGCCGGGCTGA
- a CDS encoding MFS transporter: protein MDNGHIQLRSAQGRWVLLTTVLGSGIALLDGTVVNVALPALGDSLGADMAGLQWTVNAYTLTLAGLILLGGSLGDRYGRRKIFLVGVVWFALASALCGLAPNVETLIAARALQGVGGALLTPGSLAIIQASYVREDRPKAIGAWSGLGGTAAAVGPLLGGWLVETAGWRWVFLINLPLAALVVAVAVRHVPESRDVEASGRFDVLGAVLAALALAGVTYGLIGLRPVPIAAGVLLGAAFVWLEIRRSPDALVPVGVFCSKVFTAVNVVTFVMYAAMSVVFFLLVVQLQVSAGFSPTLAGSAMIPVTVLMLLLSSWAGELAKRIGPRIPMTAGILLCAAALLLMSRIGAGTSYLGGVLVPAAVFGLGLSAAVAPLTATVLASTEERYAGVASGVNNAVARTGGLLAVAAIPPLVGLTGDAFNDPAAFTAGFHTTMLVSAAMMALSALITLLTIRENVLADSRPRMSCPVEAPQQGR, encoded by the coding sequence ATGGATAACGGCCATATTCAGCTCCGCTCGGCTCAGGGGCGCTGGGTCCTGCTCACCACCGTGCTCGGCTCGGGGATCGCGTTGCTGGACGGCACGGTCGTCAACGTGGCGCTCCCCGCGCTCGGTGACAGCCTCGGGGCCGACATGGCGGGACTGCAGTGGACCGTCAACGCCTACACCCTCACCCTCGCGGGCCTGATCCTGCTGGGCGGCTCGCTCGGTGACCGGTACGGCAGGCGGAAGATCTTCCTGGTCGGCGTGGTCTGGTTCGCGCTCGCCTCCGCCCTGTGCGGGCTGGCGCCCAACGTGGAGACGCTGATCGCGGCCCGGGCGCTGCAGGGCGTCGGCGGAGCGCTGCTCACGCCGGGTTCCCTGGCCATCATCCAGGCGTCCTACGTCCGCGAGGACCGGCCCAAGGCGATCGGCGCCTGGTCGGGGCTGGGCGGGACGGCGGCGGCCGTCGGGCCGCTGCTCGGCGGGTGGCTGGTGGAGACGGCCGGGTGGCGCTGGGTGTTCCTGATCAACCTCCCGCTGGCCGCCCTGGTGGTGGCGGTGGCCGTACGGCACGTGCCGGAGAGCAGGGACGTGGAGGCGAGCGGGCGTTTCGACGTGCTCGGCGCGGTGCTGGCCGCACTGGCGCTGGCCGGGGTCACCTACGGCCTGATCGGCCTGCGGCCGGTCCCGATCGCGGCCGGCGTCCTGCTGGGCGCGGCGTTCGTCTGGCTGGAGATCCGGCGCTCGCCCGACGCCCTGGTGCCGGTCGGGGTCTTCTGCTCGAAGGTGTTCACCGCGGTCAACGTCGTCACGTTCGTGATGTACGCCGCGATGAGCGTGGTGTTCTTCCTGCTGGTCGTCCAGCTCCAGGTCTCGGCGGGTTTCTCCCCGACGCTGGCCGGATCGGCGATGATCCCGGTGACGGTCCTGATGCTGCTGCTGTCGTCCTGGGCGGGCGAGCTGGCCAAGCGGATCGGGCCCCGGATCCCGATGACGGCGGGCATCCTGCTCTGCGCCGCCGCGCTGCTGCTGATGTCGAGGATCGGCGCGGGCACGTCCTACCTGGGAGGCGTGCTGGTCCCGGCGGCCGTGTTCGGCCTGGGGCTGTCGGCGGCGGTCGCCCCGCTCACCGCGACCGTGCTGGCCAGCACGGAGGAGCGCTACGCGGGTGTGGCCAGCGGCGTCAACAACGCCGTCGCCCGGACCGGCGGGCTGCTGGCGGTCGCCGCGATCCCCCCTCTGGTCGGCCTGACCGGCGACGCCTTCAACGACCCGGCCGCGTTCACCGCCGGGTTCCACACGACGATGCTGGTCAGCGCGGCGATGATGGCCCTCTCCGCACTGATCACCCTGCTCACCATCCGCGAGAACGTCCTGGCCGACTCCCGGCCGCGGATGAGCTGCCCGGTGGAGGCGCCCCAGCAGGGCCGGTGA
- a CDS encoding STM4015 family protein has product MDYSEFNDEVNRLNRGSYAGLPVVEAPGSDGAPPEGLPAPESAAWRVSWSWRSDGFETNFRHFLTVVDPTKVSALIVGDWGNAYESSSEQAVGLLVEHADRFPALRSLFLGAIASEECEISWIRQSDVTPLLEAFPSLERLEVRGGSGLLLRPVRHDSLRVLRFETGGLPAEVVRAVGASDLPALEYLEMWLGTSDYGGDATVADLAPVLSGERLPALRHLGLQDSEIQDEIAAAVASAPVVAGLGSLALSMGTLTDEGAEALLSGQPLTHLGRLDLHHHYLTDMMVKHVEAAFAGTGVEVDLSEQEEPDEDWRYVAVAE; this is encoded by the coding sequence ATGGACTACAGCGAGTTCAACGACGAGGTCAACAGGCTGAACCGAGGAAGCTACGCCGGCCTGCCCGTCGTCGAGGCCCCCGGAAGCGACGGCGCGCCTCCGGAAGGGCTGCCGGCCCCCGAGTCGGCGGCCTGGCGGGTCTCCTGGAGCTGGCGGAGCGACGGGTTCGAGACGAACTTCCGGCACTTCCTCACTGTGGTGGACCCGACGAAGGTGTCCGCCCTCATCGTCGGCGACTGGGGAAACGCCTACGAGAGCAGTTCCGAGCAGGCCGTGGGTCTTCTCGTGGAGCACGCCGACCGCTTCCCCGCCCTGCGCTCGCTGTTCCTCGGCGCGATCGCGTCGGAGGAGTGCGAGATCTCCTGGATCAGGCAGAGCGACGTCACGCCGCTGCTGGAGGCGTTCCCGTCGCTGGAGCGGCTGGAGGTGCGCGGCGGCTCCGGGCTCCTGCTCCGGCCGGTCCGGCACGACAGTCTCAGGGTGCTGCGGTTCGAGACGGGCGGGCTGCCGGCCGAGGTGGTCCGCGCGGTCGGCGCGAGCGACCTGCCCGCGCTCGAATACCTGGAGATGTGGCTCGGCACGAGCGACTACGGAGGGGACGCCACGGTGGCCGATCTCGCGCCGGTCCTGTCGGGGGAGCGGCTGCCCGCCCTGCGGCACCTCGGCCTGCAGGACAGCGAGATCCAGGACGAGATCGCCGCGGCCGTGGCGTCGGCGCCGGTGGTGGCCGGGCTGGGGTCGCTGGCCCTGTCGATGGGCACGCTGACCGACGAGGGCGCCGAGGCGCTGCTGTCGGGCCAGCCGCTGACCCACCTCGGGCGCCTGGACCTGCACCACCACTACCTGACCGACATGATGGTCAAGCACGTCGAGGCGGCCTTCGCCGGCACCGGCGTCGAGGTCGACCTGTCCGAGCAGGAGGAGCCGGACGAGGACTGGCGCTACGTCGCCGTGGCCGAATGA
- a CDS encoding STM4014 family protein produces MTSLTVVGTPGERRVTMFADACVRYGLREPAVLPWTSVLRGRDIPLRPGTLVRIESPGEDAEADALLRGPGEPSRVGGGAAWHAAFTAGTARIRRAVERTPGAVLLSDADEIAVMFDKRLCHARLSAAGVPVPPALPGPVGDYVELRRRMDEAGWGRVFVKPAHGSSASGVIAMQASGDRVKAVTSAELTADGLHNSLRVRSYEDELDVAAIVDLLAGDGLHVERWFPKAGLDGRTIDLRVVVVDGAPTHAVVRASRTPMTNLHLGGERGDLGAVRTRLGPQGWERVTEVCVRAASCFPGSLTAGVDLMIGVDWRSVAVAEVNAFGDLLPRLTGFPGGGAEHLNTYEAQVRAILARRTAAPDTAAHHPAVPAPTGGNAGG; encoded by the coding sequence ATGACCTCGCTGACGGTCGTCGGCACGCCGGGGGAGCGCCGGGTGACCATGTTCGCCGACGCCTGCGTCCGGTACGGCCTGCGGGAGCCCGCCGTCCTGCCGTGGACCTCCGTGCTGCGGGGCAGGGACATCCCGCTGCGGCCGGGGACGCTGGTGCGGATCGAGTCGCCCGGAGAGGACGCCGAGGCCGACGCGCTGCTGCGCGGGCCGGGCGAGCCGTCCCGGGTCGGCGGCGGCGCCGCCTGGCACGCCGCCTTCACCGCCGGGACGGCGCGGATCCGCCGGGCCGTCGAGCGCACGCCCGGGGCCGTGCTGCTCTCCGACGCCGACGAGATCGCGGTGATGTTCGACAAGCGGCTGTGTCACGCGAGGCTGTCGGCGGCCGGGGTGCCGGTGCCGCCCGCGCTGCCCGGGCCGGTCGGCGATTACGTGGAGCTGCGCCGGCGGATGGACGAGGCCGGGTGGGGCCGGGTGTTCGTCAAGCCGGCCCACGGCTCGTCGGCCTCCGGCGTCATCGCCATGCAGGCCTCCGGCGACCGGGTCAAGGCGGTGACGTCCGCCGAGCTGACCGCGGACGGGCTGCACAACTCGCTGCGGGTGCGCTCCTACGAGGACGAGCTCGACGTGGCGGCGATCGTCGACCTGCTCGCCGGGGACGGGCTCCACGTGGAGCGGTGGTTCCCCAAGGCGGGCCTCGACGGGCGGACGATCGATCTGCGCGTGGTCGTGGTGGACGGCGCGCCGACCCACGCCGTCGTCCGCGCGAGCCGTACCCCCATGACGAACCTGCATCTCGGCGGCGAGCGCGGTGATCTCGGCGCGGTCAGGACCAGGCTCGGCCCTCAGGGCTGGGAACGGGTCACCGAGGTGTGCGTCCGGGCGGCGTCGTGCTTCCCGGGGAGTCTGACCGCCGGGGTCGACCTGATGATCGGCGTCGACTGGCGGAGTGTCGCCGTGGCCGAGGTCAACGCCTTCGGAGACCTGCTGCCCCGCCTCACCGGCTTCCCCGGCGGCGGCGCCGAGCACCTGAACACCTACGAGGCCCAGGTCCGGGCCATCCTCGCACGCCGTACGGCGGCGCCGGACACCGCCGCGCACCACCCCGCCGTACCGGCGCCCACGGGAGGGAACGCCGGTGGGTGA
- a CDS encoding STM4013/SEN3800 family hydrolase: MNRIVGSHDLLLVTLDTLRHDVADELIRAGRLPTLARALPGGRWQRRHSPASFTYAAHAAILAGFLPTPAEPGPHPRLFAAAFPGSETTGGGTWVFDAPDLPGGLTAAGYHTICVGGVGFFNKLTPLGAVLPGMFAESHWEPEFGVTSPTSLEAQIECAERAVAGTDGPVFLFVNVSALHQPNWHHLPGATREHGDSRESHAAALEYVDRHIGRLFALMSSRRPGFAIVCSDHGTAYGEDGYTGHRIGHEVVWTVPYGEFEMEQGGWR; this comes from the coding sequence ATGAACCGGATCGTGGGCAGCCATGACCTCCTGCTGGTGACCCTCGACACCCTCCGCCACGACGTGGCCGACGAGCTGATCAGGGCCGGGCGGCTGCCCACCCTGGCCAGGGCGCTGCCCGGCGGGCGATGGCAGCGCAGGCACAGCCCGGCGAGCTTCACCTACGCCGCGCACGCCGCGATCCTCGCCGGTTTCCTGCCCACCCCCGCCGAGCCCGGGCCGCACCCCCGGCTCTTCGCGGCCGCCTTCCCCGGCAGCGAGACCACGGGCGGCGGGACATGGGTCTTCGACGCGCCCGACCTGCCCGGCGGGCTGACCGCGGCCGGCTACCACACGATCTGCGTCGGCGGGGTGGGGTTCTTCAACAAGCTCACCCCGCTCGGGGCCGTGCTGCCGGGGATGTTCGCCGAGAGCCACTGGGAGCCGGAGTTCGGGGTCACCTCGCCGACCTCGTTGGAGGCGCAGATCGAGTGCGCCGAGCGGGCGGTCGCCGGAACGGACGGGCCGGTGTTCCTGTTCGTCAACGTGTCGGCGCTGCACCAGCCCAACTGGCACCACCTGCCGGGCGCCACCCGCGAGCACGGTGACAGCCGGGAGAGCCACGCCGCCGCGCTGGAGTACGTCGACCGGCACATCGGCCGGCTGTTCGCCCTGATGAGCAGCCGGCGGCCGGGGTTCGCGATCGTCTGTTCCGACCACGGCACCGCCTACGGCGAAGATGGATACACCGGGCACCGGATCGGCCACGAGGTCGTCTGGACCGTGCCCTACGGGGAGTTCGAGATGGAGCAGGGAGGGTGGCGGTGA
- a CDS encoding STM4012 family radical SAM protein, translated as MTASPDRGPVPETAEPGPVGAPARPVPGGPADAGPHQGADAGPYQGYVYAYPHKTAYRPLEPRPSLRQVWAAEPLGSLFLYLHIPFCEMRCGFCNLFTRTGAPEELVAAYLDALERQAEAVRDALEEPRFVTAAVGGGTPTYLSAAELTRMFDLTERIMGADLRAVPLSVETSPATATADRLAVLAERGTTRISIGVQSFVDAEVRAAVRPQKRQEVEAALGRIRETGFETLNIDLIYGIDGQTERSWRRSLEAALAWRPEEIYLYPLYVRPLTGLGRRARDWDDHRLGLYRQGRDHLLAAGYEQVSMRMFRLRGSSGATGYDCQSDGMVGLGCGARSYTSGLHYSYEYAVGAGQVRAIIDGYVRLAPEEFAVANVGFRLGEDERRRRHLIQSLLQAEGLDTAAYRERFGTEATADFGQELERMAGRGWLEPLEPVRPPDPATGRLRLTAEGLAHSDAIGPALFSGPVRELMAGYQER; from the coding sequence GTGACTGCGAGTCCCGACCGGGGTCCGGTGCCGGAGACGGCGGAGCCGGGGCCGGTGGGCGCCCCGGCGCGGCCGGTCCCCGGCGGCCCGGCCGACGCGGGTCCCCACCAGGGAGCAGATGCGGGCCCCTATCAGGGATACGTTTACGCCTACCCGCACAAGACGGCATACCGGCCGCTGGAGCCGCGCCCGTCGCTGCGGCAGGTGTGGGCGGCCGAACCGCTCGGCAGCCTCTTCCTCTACCTGCACATCCCGTTCTGCGAGATGCGCTGCGGGTTCTGCAACCTGTTCACCCGGACCGGCGCCCCCGAGGAGCTCGTCGCCGCCTACCTGGACGCCCTGGAACGCCAGGCGGAGGCCGTACGGGACGCCCTGGAGGAGCCGAGGTTCGTCACCGCGGCCGTCGGCGGCGGCACGCCGACCTACCTGAGCGCCGCCGAGCTCACCCGGATGTTCGACCTCACCGAGCGGATCATGGGCGCCGACCTGCGGGCCGTGCCGTTGTCGGTGGAGACCTCCCCGGCGACCGCGACGGCGGACCGGCTCGCCGTCCTGGCCGAGCGGGGCACGACCCGGATCTCCATCGGCGTGCAGAGCTTCGTCGACGCCGAGGTCCGTGCGGCGGTGCGCCCGCAGAAACGGCAGGAGGTCGAGGCGGCGCTCGGCCGCATCAGGGAGACCGGGTTCGAGACGCTCAACATCGACCTGATCTACGGGATCGACGGGCAGACCGAGCGCTCCTGGCGCCGCTCGCTGGAGGCCGCGCTCGCCTGGAGGCCCGAGGAGATCTACCTCTACCCGCTGTACGTCCGCCCGCTCACCGGCCTCGGCCGCCGCGCCCGCGACTGGGACGACCACCGGCTCGGCCTCTACCGGCAGGGCCGCGACCACCTGCTGGCCGCCGGGTACGAGCAGGTGTCGATGCGGATGTTCCGGCTGCGGGGCTCCTCCGGCGCGACCGGTTACGACTGCCAGAGCGACGGCATGGTCGGGCTCGGCTGCGGGGCCCGGTCCTACACCTCCGGCCTGCACTACTCCTACGAGTACGCGGTGGGCGCCGGCCAGGTACGCGCGATCATCGACGGCTACGTACGGCTCGCACCCGAGGAGTTCGCGGTCGCCAACGTGGGGTTCCGGCTGGGGGAGGACGAACGGCGCCGCCGTCATCTGATCCAGTCGCTGCTGCAGGCCGAGGGGCTCGACACCGCCGCCTACCGGGAGCGCTTCGGCACGGAGGCGACGGCCGACTTCGGCCAGGAGCTGGAGCGCATGGCCGGCCGGGGCTGGCTGGAGCCGCTGGAGCCGGTCCGCCCGCCGGACCCCGCCACCGGGCGGCTCCGGCTCACCGCCGAGGGGCTGGCGCACTCCGACGCGATCGGCCCGGCGCTGTTCTCCGGCCCGGTCCGCGAGCTGATGGCGGGATACCAGGAGCGATGA